The following coding sequences lie in one Arachis hypogaea cultivar Tifrunner chromosome 9, arahy.Tifrunner.gnm2.J5K5, whole genome shotgun sequence genomic window:
- the LOC112709566 gene encoding aluminum-activated malate transporter 12-like: MTRQVHPELDVEVPPPFKGDSKISAEETRSSSGKEIQKKKCNEGCSFADKVRKFPESVWTSTVKVGREDPRRVVHAFKFGVALTFVSLFYMIDDLYNALQKDAMFAVFTVVVVMEFTVGATLCKGLNRALGTVLAACLAVLIDALASSSTKILTAIIVGVSVFLVGSGATYARFIPHIKKNLDYGVVVFILTFNLVTVSSYRDDNVLRLAQSRMLNIAVGCMICLVMCLLVFPNWSGKYLQDSITSKLESLGNCIEVCVKEYFCESDLKGSDDGSIHDHISKDYKGVLDSKAAEDTLILHARWEPRYTSFHRIPWKQFGKVGDALRHFCYTVVALHGCLKSEIQAPWSIRNKCKNPCIKLAEEANKILKELSNSIKDKRQVCPHILNNGLNKALEDLNNALKSQPQLHFSHTLSAGMRAQGPPLPPDSDDGQMPMPQLSKSMSKTMSVIVGLEFSEALPLAAFTSLLLDMVAKLEYVIDEVELLGRMAHFREYRSEDEFSVRTEERPKPCSELPAYGA, translated from the exons ATGACCCGTCAGGTTCATCCTGAACTGGATGTTGAAGTTCCTCCCCCTTTTAAAG GTGACTCAAAGATTTCAGCAGAAGAAACCAGGAGCAGCAGTGGTAAAGAAATCCAAAAGAAAAAGTGCAATGAAGGTTGTAGCTTTGCAGATAAAGTGAGGAAGTTTCCAGAATCGGTATGGACTTCGACAGTGAAGGTTGGCAGAGAGGATCCAAGAAGGGTGGTTCATGCCTTCAAATTCGGCGTGGCATTGACATTTGTATCTTTGTTTTATATGATTGATGATTTGTACAATGCACTCCAAAAGGATGCTATGTTTGCTGTGTTTACTGTGGTTGTGGTGATGGAATTCACAGTTG GAGCAACATTATGCAAAGGACTAAATAGAGCATTGGGGACAGTTTTGGCAGCATGTTTAGCAGTTCTGATAGATGCTCTTGCAAGTTCCTCTACTAAGATTTTAACTGCAATTATTGTTGGTGTTTCAGTTTTCCTTGTTG GAAGTGGAGCTACTTATGCAAGGTTCATACCCCACATCAAGAAGAATCTAGACTATGGTGTTGTTGTGTTTATCTTGACATTTAATCTAGTAACAGTGTCCAGTTACCGTGATGATAATGTATTGAGACTGGCGCAATCAAGAATGTTAAACATCGCGGTTGGATGCATGATATGCCTTGTGATGTGCCTATTGGTGTTTCCAAACTGGTCAGGGAAATACCTTCAGGATTCAATCACATCAAAACTAGAAAGCCTAGGAAACTGTATAGAAG TTTGTGTGAAGGAATACTTTTGTGAGTCTGATCTAAAAGGAAGTGACGACGGTTCGATTCATGATCACATTTCCAAAGATTACAAAGGTGTTTTAGATTCCAAAGCTGCCGAAGATACATTG ATCTTACATGCAAGGTGGGAGCCAAGATACACAAGCTTCCACAGAATCCCATGGAAGCAATTTGGGAAAGTCGGCGATGCTCTTCGCCATTTTTGTTACACTGTTGTAGCTCTACATGGTTGTTTGAAGTCTGAAATTCAG GCACCGTGGTCCATTCGAAACAAGTGCAAGAACCCTTGCATCAAACTTGCAGAAGAAGCTAACAAGATTCTAAAGGAACTCTCAAACAGCATAAAGGACAAACGCCAAGTTTGCCCTCACATACTCAACAATGGTCTCAACAAAGCCTTAGAAGACCTCAACAATGCCTTGAAATCACAACCTCAGCTTCATTTCAGCCACACACTGTCGGCCGGGATGCGAGCTCAAGGGCCCCCTTTGCCTCCTGATAGCGATGATGGTCAGATGCCTATGCCTCAACTGAGCAAGAGTATGAGTAAGACTATGAGTGTAATCGTTGGTCTCGAGTTCTCAGAAGCACTTCCCCTTGCAGCTTTCACTTCTTTGTTGCTGGATATGGTGGCAAAGCTAGAATATGTCATAGATGAAGTTGAATTATTGGGAAGAATGGCACACTTCAGAGAGTACAGAAGTGAAGATGAATTTTCGGTTAGAACTGAGGAACGACCTAAACCTTGTAGTGAACTACCTGCTTATGGAGCCTAA